The Egibacteraceae bacterium DNA segment TTCGCGCCGACGGTGCCGGAGCCGTCGTCGGCGACCTTCTCGCCGGCCTGCTTCGGCGGGCGCGGGGTGATATCGAGCACCTGGGTGGAGGAGTGGGCAAGGCCGACCTGCCCCGCGTCAACCCTGACCGCGTCGAGGTCCTTCACCGCCAGCGGCTTCTTCTTCGCGGCCATGATCCCCTTGAAGGACGGGTAGCGGGGCTCGTTGATCGCCTCGACCACGGACACGACCGCAGGCAGCGGCGCCGTGACGGTCTGGTGACCCGTCGGCGTCTCCCGATCGACCGTCGCCTGCCCGTCGGCGACCTCCAACCGCCGCGCGTACGTGAGAGCAGGCAGCCCGAGGAACTCCGCGAGCATTGCGGGCACGAGCATCGTCCGCGCGTCCGATGACTGGTTGCCCATGATGATGAGGTCGTAGGACTCGTCGGCGAGCGCTGCGGCGATGATCCGGGCGATGGCCATGGCGTCGGAGCCGGCGATGCGCGCGTCGGTGACCTGGATGGCGCCGTCGAGACCGTACGACAGCGCCTTGCGGATGGTCGTCTGTGCGGTGTCCGGGCCGACGCAGAGCGCGATGACCTCCGCGCCCTGGCGCTCCTTGAGCCGCATCGCCTCTTCGATCGACCACTCGTCGTTCGCGTTCAGCACAGGGTCGGAGGCGTCCCGGTCGAGCGTGTTGTCGCTCGGGTCGATCTTCTTGTCCGCGGCGGTGTCGGGCACGCGCTTGACCGGGCAGATGATCCGCATCGTCACCCTCCAAGGTGGGTCGTCGCGCCCAGGTTACCGCGCGGTAACATAGGCGCAAGCGCGTGTGCGGGCTGCGATGGGTGCGGTGCGCTGCCTGCCGGACCCCGGCCCTACGCTGCCGGCCGATGGCCCGCGACGCGGTTTGCCGCCACCGGCAGGAGCGGCGGGCCCTGAGGTCGAATAATCTCTTCGCCGGACCGATCCGCGCCGCGGGCGCCGATGAGGAGCAGGTGATGCGGGACCCGTCACGCCGAACCGAGATAGGCGTCGCCGTCGCGATCGTGGTCGTGCTGGGTCTCGCGCTGCCCGTCGCAGCGACCTCGGCCCCAGCCCCCGTCGCGCCCGAGGCGCCACCGGCCGCGGTGGCGGACGCCCCGTCGGCGGCTGCGGAGGACCCCGGCGCGGGCGCGGCAGCGCCGGCCGACATGCCCGCCGGCGCGGCGCAGAGCGGCGCGCCGGCGCCGGCGAAGTCGTCGGCTGTCCGCACGGCCGCGGCGGATCCCCTCGAGCCGACGGACTACACCGCCGTGGCCGGGCTGTCCGGGCCGGACTACCCGGAGACGGTCCGCGACGTGCACCGCGTGACCATGCACGACGGCGTCGAGTTGTATGTCGAGATCGTGCGACCCGACCCTGCCACCCACGGCGAGGGTCCGTGGCCGGTGATCCTCGAGGCCAGCCCGTATCACGGCACGCTCGCCGACCGCAAGGGCACGCGCGTCTTCCCCGACCCCAAGGACGCCGAGGGCAACCCCATCGGGCTGACGGGATACTTCGCCCCCCGCGGGTACGCCGTCGCCATGGTCGACCTGCGCGGCACCGGCCGGTCGGCGGGCTGCCTCGACTACCTCGGCCCCAACGACGCGAAGGACCTCAAGACGATCGTCGAGTGGGCCGCCGACCAGGCCTGGTCCACGGGCGAGGTCGCCATGACCGGCCACTCCTACGTCGGGTCCACCCCGGTGGTGGCCGCGGCGCAGAACCCCCGCGGCCTCGTGACGATCGTGCCGTCGGCCAGCCTCGCGTCGATGTACGACCACCAGTTCCACCACGGCGTGCCCTGGTTCCTCCAGCTCGTCGGACCGATCGCCGCCTACGCTGAGCTGTCGACCATCCGCCACCTCCCGCCGGGCATCGAGACGCCGCTCGGCCCGTCCGGCGACGACTTCGGCAACAACCTCCCGCACACCGGGTGCGGTTGGCTAAGCTCGTCGCTCACCGCCGGCCACGGCCAGGTGACGGGCCAGTACCAGGAGTGGCACGCCGTCCGTGACTACCGCGCCGCCGCCACGGCCACGCAAATGCCGATCTTCATGGTCCACGGCGTGAACGACAACGCCGCGCGCATCCCGTCCGCCGAATGGTTCTTCGGCGAGCGCTTCGACCGGCCCGGGGACAAGGTGTGGCTGGGCCAGTGGGACCACGGCTCCCCGGGGCTGTCCACTTGCGAGGTGCCCCACCCGACCTGCCGGTTCGACCAGTGGCAGTACGCGCTGCACGCCT contains these protein-coding regions:
- a CDS encoding electron transfer flavoprotein subunit beta/FixA family protein encodes the protein MRIICPVKRVPDTAADKKIDPSDNTLDRDASDPVLNANDEWSIEEAMRLKERQGAEVIALCVGPDTAQTTIRKALSYGLDGAIQVTDARIAGSDAMAIARIIAAALADESYDLIIMGNQSSDARTMLVPAMLAEFLGLPALTYARRLEVADGQATVDRETPTGHQTVTAPLPAVVSVVEAINEPRYPSFKGIMAAKKKPLAVKDLDAVRVDAGQVGLAHSSTQVLDITPRPPKQAGEKVADDGSGTVGANALAEFLAAQKLI
- a CDS encoding CocE/NonD family hydrolase gives rise to the protein MARDAVCRHRQERRALRSNNLFAGPIRAAGADEEQVMRDPSRRTEIGVAVAIVVVLGLALPVAATSAPAPVAPEAPPAAVADAPSAAAEDPGAGAAAPADMPAGAAQSGAPAPAKSSAVRTAAADPLEPTDYTAVAGLSGPDYPETVRDVHRVTMHDGVELYVEIVRPDPATHGEGPWPVILEASPYHGTLADRKGTRVFPDPKDAEGNPIGLTGYFAPRGYAVAMVDLRGTGRSAGCLDYLGPNDAKDLKTIVEWAADQAWSTGEVAMTGHSYVGSTPVVAAAQNPRGLVTIVPSASLASMYDHQFHHGVPWFLQLVGPIAAYAELSTIRHLPPGIETPLGPSGDDFGNNLPHTGCGWLSSSLTAGHGQVTGQYQEWHAVRDYRAAATATQMPIFMVHGVNDNAARIPSAEWFFGERFDRPGDKVWLGQWDHGSPGLSTCEVPHPTCRFDQWQYALHAWFDKHLQHRAVDTGPAVEVFLNGDKVVTSDRWSRPRATITLNPDARDGSLGEKPDGAGSASFTSVPTGPTSSEGGVEFLSAPMSDDVVVVGLPHLRLSASVLTSQLVNLIAGVFRVDAQGERHPLGYCAIQPHLRNDVREPELIVPGEKMALDPPCFTMAHHIPAGERMLLRVGTSSPHHVSTHTLEAQVTVYTGPGETALTLPVVPDARLYDDVALRAEDPLADIPAGPAQPRIRGQVVPPAPGAGTRSEATSGFLEFDVTEPTNAALEALATWSAPGDYDLYLQRRNADGSWSEDLAAGESPNLDSETLARTGLEPGRYRLEVHSWAAPPGQPVDVVVTFLNRDGAPGPDRG